Part of the Bacillota bacterium genome is shown below.
CGGACCCCCATCTGCTCGCCGGTCCTCTCAGCGTAGGCGATGGCCGCGTCGGCGATGAGGTGCGAGGCCAGGATGCTGCCCTGGCCGCCGACACCGGCGACGATCAGATCCAACTTCATCTACCGCACCTCCCCATGAAAGGCATGCCTGGCGCAGATCTGGGAGCAGAGGCCGCAGTCCGTGCAGGCGTCCGGGTCGACGCCGGCCTTCTTGCGGGCCGCGTCATAGGTGATCGCCGGGCAGCCGAACTGGAGGCACAGCCGGCAGCCGTTGCAGAGGTCTTCGTTGACGGCGGTGGTCGTCTTGCGGTTCTTCTGGCGGCGCCAGAACTGCAGGCGGCACTCGCTCTTCAGGATGACCACGGACGGCCCGTCGAACTCGACGCCTTCCTTGATGGCCGCTTCGGCGGCCTTGACGTCGTAGGCCGAAGCCTCGATGACCTTGCTGATACCCAGGGCCTTGCAGGCGTTGGCGATGTCGATGGTCGGGGCCTCGGCGGCGGTGGCGCTCTTGCCGGTGGTCGGGTTCGGCTGGTGGCCGGTCATCGAGGTCCAGCAGTTGGCGAAGACGAGGAAGGTGATCGGGGCCTTGGAGTAGGCCGCGTTGGCCACGGCCGGCAGGGTGGCGTGGAAGAAGGTCGAGTCACCGGCCACCGCCAGGACCTTGCCGTCCCGGTAACCGGCCTGAGCCTGACCCTGGGCCATCCCGATGCCGCTGCCCATCACGTAGAGGGTGTCGAGGATCTCGTAAGGGGACTCGATCCGGTACTTCTGCGAACGGGCGTCGGTCGGCTGGACCGGGCGCGAGGAGACGCCGTAACCGGCCTGCTCGTAGCAACCAATGTCGCCATTGACGATGTGGGTGCCGGGGATGTGGCGGAGGACTTCCCTGACCGCCCAGTAGCTGCCGAGATGGGAACAGCCGGGGCAGAGGGCCGACGAGCGGGCGGCGACCAGCGAAGTCGCGGCCTTCACGGCTTTGGCGGACCTGGTGGGCTCGGCCGCGCTCAGGGCGGCGACCTTGCGGACGGCCCCGTCGGCGAGGTCCGGGTTTAGCTCACCCCAGAGGGGCAGGACGCCGCCGTTGCGCTTGCCCTTGATGGCCGGGGCCTTGGACAGCCGCGCGGCGATCGTGCTGACCTGGTCTTCGATGACCGGGTCGCCCTCTTCGACCACCAGGACCACGTCGGAGGCCTCGAGGAGCTTCTGGACCTTCTTCTCGGGAATCGGGAAGGCCAGACCCAAGCGGAGCATGTGATGGGCGACGCCCAGGTTATCAAGGGCTTCGGTGACGTAGGCCGCGCCCAGTCCGGAGGTGATCACCCCGAGCTTGGCGCCGGGGGTGAGGGTCAGGCGGTTCCAGGGGGTCTCCTCGACGTAGGCCCGGGCCTTGTCCAGGGCCCCGTGAAGCCAGCGGTGCTTGTCGACGGCCCCCGGGGGACCGTAGACGTTCCAGCGGTAGGTCAGTTCATAATGCTTGTTGAAGCCGAGCTTGCGGACGGGAGCGACCGGCTCGCCGAGGCGGACGTCGCCGCTGGCGTGGGACAGGCGGCTGACCGAGCGCAGAAAGACCGGGAGTTCGATGGCCTCGGACAGGCGGACGGCCTCGGGGACCATGTCCTTCGCTTCCTGCTGGTTGGCCGGCTCGAAACAGGGGATCTCGGCGTAGGCCGCGGCGAACCGCGTGTCCTGCTCATTGGAAGAGTAGTGGGCTCCGGGGTCGTCGGCGACGACGACGATGAGGGCCGAGGGAACGCCGGTGTAGGAAAGGGTCATGAAGGTGTCCATGGCCACGTTCAGGCCGGCGTTCTTCATCGCCACCATCGCCCTGGCCCCGACCAGCGCGGCCCCGGTGGCCACTTCGAAGGCCACCTTCTCGTTGGTGCTCCACTCGACGTACATTCCGGTTTCCGCGGCCGACTTGGCGAGGACCTCGCCGATCTCCGACGAGGGTGTCCCGGGGTAAGCGGCCATGAGGCTGATGCCCGCCTCAATCGCCCCCCGGGCGATGGCCTCGTTGCCCATCAGAAGCACCCTTCGGCCGGCCCGTTCTGCTGCGATCGCTGCCATTGACTGGCCTCCTCCGTGATAGGTCTATCGAATGTTTGAGTCGTCAGGTAGTCTTGGGTTCTGCGTCACTGGCCGACCCCGCGGCCGCCTTCCGGCCCTCGTTGTCCCGGCCCGCCCCAGCCTTGGGGCTGAGGGCCCGGACCTGGTCGATAACGTCGCGGATGTGCCGCGAGACCGCGGTCTCAGCGGCCGCGGGATCCCGCGCGGCGATGGCCGCGCTGATCTCCTGATGCTGCCTGGCCGAGAGAAGGTCCCGGCCCTCCATGGCGAAGACCGCCCGTCGGTCGGCGGCCGCCCAGGTCCCCGGACCCAGCTTCAATAGAAAGGTATTGTGGCTGGCCCGGGCCAGCGAGGTATGGAAGGCCCGGTCGAGCCGGGCCAGGGCCTCCGAATCAAAGGTCCCGGCCTTGACCCCGTCGGCCATCTCGTCGGCCAGTCGCTCCAGTTCGGCCAGGTCCTCAGGGGTGGCGCGGCCGGCGGCCAGACGGGCCGCCTTGGCCTCCATCGCTTCCCGCACCTCGAGGAGGTCCAGAACCTCCGACTCGAAGGCTTTCAGCCAGGAGAGAAGGATCTTCGGCGGCTCGGCCGGGTCGGCGGCGCTCATAACGAAGCAGCCCCGCCCGTGGCGGACTGCGACCGCGCCCATCGTCTCAAGGATCCTCAGGGCCTCCCGGATACAGTTGCGGCTGACCTCGAACTGAGCGGCCATGGCATTCTCCTCCGGCAATTTGTCGCCGGGGTTCAGCCCGCCCGCCTGGATCGTCTCCAGCACTTGCTGGACGACGTGCTCGGCTTTTCGCACCCCGCCAAAAGGTTTGAACACCCACCTGACCTCCTTTGCGCTAGTTGTCCAGTCATTCTACAACTATGCTCTGGTCCTCATACTTCGCTGGGGGTTTTGGAAACCCTTTCGAATTCCCACCGGGGTCGAGAAAAATCTTGGACCGAGGCGCCAGGCGGGGCTCGGAGACGAAAAAGAATCTTTGCCGGCGCCGCCGAAGAGAAGGAATCCGGGCATAAGGGGAGAAAAACTTACTCCAGTTGTAGAATGACTCTACAGCGATTTCTACAGTCACTAAGGGGGTCTTCATCGAGATGCGTGTCGCCGTACTGGGCGGAGGAAATGGAGCCTTCATCACCGCGGCCGACCTGGCGGGTCGTGGTCACCAGGTAAGGATCTTCGAGGTGCCGGAATTCGCCAAGGCCCTCGACGGGGTCAGGGAGCGCGGGGGGATCGAGCTCGAAGTCCGCGGGAACCTCGACCTTCCGGCCGGATTCTTCCCGGTCGAGGCGACCGCCGACGCGGCCAGGGCGGTCGAGGGGGCCGAGGCCGTCCTCTTGGTCGTTCCGGCCTTCGGGCAGAAGCGTTTCGCCCAGCTCGTCGCGCCCTACCTCAAGGACGGCCAGGTCGTCATGATGAGCCCGGGGAACTTCGGCGGGGCCATCGAGTTCGCCCGGACCCTCAAGGAGAGCGGCTGCAAAGGCCGGCCGATCATTATGGAGAGCGAGTGCATGATCTACTCTGGCTTCAAGGGCGGCCCGTCATCGGCCTGGGTCAGCGGGTTCAAGAACGGGATGAAGGCGGCCGCCTTCCCGGCCGTCGACGGCGAGCGGGGGATCAAGGTCCTGAAGCAGATCTACCCCTTGGTCCAGCTGGCCGACGATGTCATCGAGACCGGGCTCGGCAACGTCAACACCGTCTTCCACGCGCCCATCCTGGTCCTCAACGCCGGCCGGGTGGAGTCGGACAAGGACGAGTTCCTCTTCTACTGGGAGGGCTGTTCACCGTCGGTCGGCCGGGTGGTCGAAGGCGTCGAAGCCGAACGCCTGGCCATCGGCCGGGCGCTCGGGACCAAGCTTCCGCCGTTCCTCGAGGTCATGCTCGGCTGGTACGGCCATCAGGGGGCTAAGGGCGAGACCCTGGCCAAGGTCATGGCCACCAACCCGGCCTATGAATGGGACACCGCCCCGCGCAACCTGCGTCACCGCTTCCTGATGGAGGACATCCCCTACGGGATGGTCCCCATGGAGGAACTCGGCCGCCTGGTTGGAGTGAGGACCCCGCTCACCACCGCCGTCATCGAGCTGGCCTGTGAGCTCCTCGGCGAGGACCTGCGGGTCAAGGCCCGCGGCCTGAGCTACCTTGGCTTGGCCGGGCTGAACAAGGAGCAGTTCATGGAGGTCATGAAGACCGGCAAGGGCTATTGGCCGGCCGGCCGCTGAGTGGGTTGAGGGGCATCACCGCCGCGAAGCGCCTTCCGGCGGTTACGGCCCGGGTGGGGGGAAAGCCCCCCGCCCGGGCCTTTGCGATTCGGCCGGGTCCCCGTCTTCGGGGCCATCTGTGAAATTCTTCACGGCAACGGTTTCCATTCTAGAGGATTCGCACAGTTTTGGGCGAAGTGAACCATCAGAACATCAGGTGGTCCGACCACTCGGTCATACAGTCATCAACAGGAGGTGATAGGTGAATTGCTGTTCCGGCCGGTGCAGGCCGTGAGCAACTCGCGCCAGGTGGCGGAGCAGGTGAAGAGGCTGATCGACGAGGGGACCCTGACCCCGGGGGACCGGCTCCCGTCCGAACGGGAACTGGCCGTTCAGTTCGGGGTCAGCCGAGCCACCATCCGTGAGGCCGTCCGAAGCCTGTCGACCCTGGGGCTCCTGGAGGTTCGGCAAGGGGTCGGAACGTTGGTTTCGCACCACGCCACGACCCTCGAGGATCCGGCCTACTGGGCGCCATGGCTGAGCGATCACCGCGAGGACGTCATGGCCCTCCTGGAGGTCCGCGAGGCCCTTGAGGTCAAGGCGACGAAGCTGGCCGCCGAGGCGGTTGCCAAGGGCTCTCCCGGGGTCGCCGAACACCTCGTCGCCCTGGCCAAGAACGTGGCCGACATGGAGGACGCCGCGCGGCGGGTTGACGTCAGTACGCTGGAACGGTTCGACCTCGAGTTCCACGTCATCCTGGGCCAGATGTCCGGCAACCGCTACCTGCTGCGCCTGGCGAAGTCCATCAACCACGTCTTTCCCGATCGCCGGGCGGTCCTGGCCCTTCCGGGCCGCGCCGCCCAGTCCCTCGAGGAGCACCGTCGGATCGCCTCGGCCATTCAGGAAGGACGCCCGGCGGAGGCCGGCCAGGCCTATTCGGATCACCTCAGGTCGCTGCAGGCGACGATCGAGGAGATCGAAGGGGAGTGACCCGTGAACCCACCCATCTACCTGTCCGCGGCTGATTGCCGGGGACTGCTCACGCCCGATGACGTACTGGCGGCTGTGGAGACCACCCTGCGCGGCGAGGCCACTGGGGAAGTCGGTTGGCCGAGTCCGCGCAACCTCAGCATGAAGGATCGTCTGGGCAACCACTACCACCTCAAGGCCTGCGTCCTCGAGGGCACGCCGGTGGCCGGGATCAGGTTGGTCAGCCACCAGGCCGATGAAGCCCGAGGGACCGCCACGCGCTGGATCGTCCTGATCGATCCGGCCACGGCTCTGCCCCTGGCCATCGTCGACGAGACCTGGAACTACGCTCAGCGGACGGTGGCCGCGATGGCCGTCGCCGCCCGCGCCCTGGCCACATCCAAGACCCAGAGTCTGGGCCTGGTCGGGGCCGGCCGTCTGGCGGCCTCGGCCCTGACCTACTACAGCCGGGTTTTCGATCTGACCGAGGTCCGGATCGCCTCTCGGCGCGTCGAGACCCGCACCGAACTGGCCGATTCCGCCCGGCGCGAGCTGGGTCTCGAGGCCCGGCCGGCGGCCTCCATCGCCGACGCGGTCCGGGGGGCCGATCAGGTCCTCACCTGCACGAGTTCGGGGAACGAGCTCCTGTCCGAAGAGTGGATTTCGCCCGGGGCGGTGGTCTCCTCACTGGAGACGGCCGAGCCGGGGGCCGGACTGTTCAAGGCGGCCGACCTTCGCGTCGTCGACAGCCGGGAGCAGCTACAGAAAGAACTGGTCGAGTGCTACGGTCCCGAGGCGCCGGGCCTCATCGGCACGACCATCAGCGAGGTCCTCGCCGGACGGCATCCCGGCCGGACTTCGAGCGGTCAACGGATCCTCGTCGTGTCTCAGGGGCTCGCCAGCTTGGACGTGGCTGTGGCGGAGAAGGCCTACCGCTTGGCCCGGTCCCGCGGGCTCGGTGCCGCCCTGCCCATCACCCTAGGCTAGCGGGAGGAGAACCATGCCGGCAGTCATCGTTGAGTTCTGGGAAGGTCGCACGGTCGAGCAGAAGCGCCGCCTGGTCAAGGCCATCACCAAGGCGATGGTCGACGAGGCCGGTTCCGACCCGACCCACCTGCACGTGATCATCCACGACGTGGCCAAGGATAGCTGGGGCCGCAACGGAAAGCTCGGGGTCGACCTAATGGCCGAACCGAAGGAGGCGGCCGCGCCGGCCGCCCCGGTGCCGGCCGCCCCGGCGCCGGCCATCAACAGAGTGTCCCACCTGCTCCTTTTCGTCCAGGACCTGGACCGGGCGCTCGATTTCTACGTCGGTCTCCTCGGGCTCCAGATTCGCGAGCGGACGGTCAGGCCCGACGGCCGGGCTTCGGCCTCGACCATTCAGGGGCTTGGCCTGACCACTTTCCCCGCCGGGGAAGTCAAGGGCAAGACCGTCGAACACATCGCTTTCCGCTGCCCCGAGGGGGTCGAGCCGATCGTCGAGAAGCTCAAGGCGGCCGGGGTCGCCTTCGACGGGCCGAAGCGCTCGCCCTACGGGATGTCCGTTTACTTCCGCGATCCGGATGGCAACCGACTGGAGTGTCACGATTCCACGGGTGTATGAGGCCGACATCAAACCATGCAGAGGGGGTTCCAAATCGATGACGCTTGCCAGGTCCCCGAGGTCTCGCGGTTTGGTCAGGGTCCTAGTCGCGCTGCTCGCAATGACGATGGTCGCCTCTCTCGTCCTGTCCCTTTCCGGTTGCAAGAAGAAGCCCACGGTCAAGGGCCAGACCCTGAAGATCGCCTTCAGCTCCGCCCCTGACGGGATCGACGTCGTCGGCTATAAGGTCGCCGAGATCCTCAAGGCGGAAGGGATCAACGTCGAGTACATGTACGCCGACGGCGGGCCCAAGGCCGTGCAGGCCCTTCTGGCGGGCCAGGCCGAAGTGGTCGCCACTTCCCTCGAGGATATCGTCAACGCCGGTCTCTATGGCTTTGCCCTGAACCGGCCGAAGAACCTCTACACCCTGGTCGGCTCGAAGAGCATCAAGACCCTCGAAGACCTTAAGGGCAAGAACCTTGGCGCGGCCGACCCCGGCTCGATCGCCAACATCATCGCCGACGCCATCTTCACCAAGCACAACATCCCTCTGGATGCGGTCAAGCGGATCCAGATCGGCGGCAACAGTGCCCGGTCGTCGGCCCTCCTGGCCGGCAAGGTCGACGCGGTGTGGGTCTACGGTGGTAACTACCTGAAGCTGCGGCGCGAAGGTTTCACGACCCTGACCACCCTGGTCGCCGACTACCCCGGGGTTCACGACGATATGTGGGCGGCCAAGAAGGAATGGCTCGACGCCCATCCTGACCTGGCCGTGGCCATCTGCAAGGCGCAGATCGCCGCCGCCAAGTGGTTCAAGGACAAGCCGGATGAGTGGCTGGCCCTGGCCAAGAGCAAGGTCGAGGCCCTCGATGAAGTCGACGCCAAGGAACTTTACAACGTCCTCAAGGAGAACGACATGTATCCGGTCGATGGCCTCCTGACCATGGAGACCATCAAGACCACGGCCGACTTCCTGATCAAGGCCCAGTCGATTCCCGACAAGCCGGTCGAGACCTGGGCCACCGATAAGTACATGAACCAGGCCCGGAAGGAGCTCGGCATCACCAAGTAGCTGACCAAGGGCCCAAAGACGAGGGGTGAGAAGAACTGACGACCCATATCGAAGTCAAGGGCGTTTCCAAAGCCTATCCTGACTACCAGAACGGCAAAGAACACATCGTCCTCCGCGACATCAACCTGAAGATCAGACCGAACGAGTTCGTCTGCCTTCTGGGCCACAGCGGTTGCGGCAAGACGACCCTGCTGAAGATCATGGACGGGATGATCCCCACCGACGAGGGCCAGGTCCTCCTGTCAGGCCGGCCGCTCACCGAGTCCCTGAACGACGTGGGCTTTGTCTTCCAGGACGTGGGGCTGTTCGCCTGGCGCAACGTCCTCGACAACGTCGCCCTCGGACTTCAGGCCCGCCGGGTCAACAAGGCGGAACGTGACAAGGTCGCCAAAGAGCACCTCAAGGCGGTCGGCCTGGAGAAGTGGGGCCATTACTTCCCCTATCAACTGTCAGGCGGCATGCAGCAGCGCGTCGGGCTGGCCCGGGCCCTATCCACGTCGCCCAAGGTCCTCCTCATGGATGAGCCCTTCGGGGCGGTCGACGCGATGACCCGCCACACCCTTCAAGTCGAGCTGGCCCGCATCTGGGAGCAGTCCCGGGTCACCGTGGTCTTCGTCACCCATGACGTCGACGAGGCCATCTTCCTGGCAGACCGGGTCATCGTCATGGGGGAGGCCAAGGTCATCAAGTCGGTCGATGTCGACGTCCCTCGGCCGCGTTGGAATGAGGCCTCCCGGGCGAGCGCCCGCTACGTCGAGATCCGGGCTGAGCTGATCCGCACCCTCGAGGGCGGAGACACGACGGGGGGTGGCGCCCAATGAGCGCGACCGAGAAGAGCACCGTAACCCCGGCGACCACCACCGTGCCGGCGCCGGAGTGGAAACCGACCCGTAAGAAGGTCAGCTGGTGGTCCAGCATCAGGGTGCAGGTCCTGTCGGTCGGCACCTTCATGATCCTCTGGCAGCTCCTGGCCCGGAACCTCAACCCGATCCTGATGCCCACGCCGAGCCTGGTGGTCAACGCCTACGCCGACCTGATCCACAAGGGAGCCCTCCAGAAGGCTTTCATGGTCAGCTTGTCGGACATGGGCTACGGCTACATCATCGCCGTCGTCATCGGTTCCATCCTCGGGGTCCTGATGGGACGCTTCAAGACGGTGGAGAAGATCATCTCGCCTTACGTCAGCTTCTTCATGGCCACACCGACCGTGGCCCTGGTGCCGCTGGTCATCATCTGGTTCGGTTTCAGCCAGCCGGCCCGGGTCTTCCTGGTGGCCACGGTGGCCATCTGGCCGGTGGCCATCAACACGGCCATGGGGGTCAAAGTCCTCCCGCGGGTGCTGCGTGAAGTGGGCTGGGCCTTCCGGCTCACCGAAGCCCAGTTCATCCGGTGGGTCGCCCTCCCCAACGCCGTGCCTTACATCCTGGCCGGTCTGCGGGTCGCCCTGGGACGGGCCGTGGTCGGCATGATCGTCGCCGAGATGACCATGGAGCTCGTCGGTCTGGGCGGCTTGGTGATGGTCTACGGCAACGCCTTCAAGACCGCTCACCTGATCGCCGGGGTCATCACCTCGGCCGTCTTCGCCGTCTTCGCCAGCGTCGTCATGGACGTCATCAGGGACAAGTTCTTCCCATGGATCAAGGGAGCCTCGGGCTAGACCGACCCCAGGTCCCGACCGTAATAGCGACAGATTAACAACCAAGCCCCCTTCCGCGCTTCGGCGGAAGGGGGCTTTCTTTTCCATAACGCACCATGAGTTGGTTGACAGAATACGATAGACCGCCGATATTGTTCTGGCGCCCATCTGGGAGGGGAGACCGGGCCTTGATAACCAAAGGAAAGCCTGAACCAATGAACCTCGGCACCCTGTTCCGGCGGGTCGCCCCGCAAGGGCTTGTCGGGCGCCTCGCCTCACCCCGAGTGCCCGGCCAGGTCCTGGTGAAGTTCTACCCGGAGGCCACGAACTTCCACATGAACACGGCCCACCGGAGCGTCGGCGCGAAGGTCATGGGCCGCCTCGACAAGGTCGGGACCCAGGTGGTGAGCGTTCCATGCGGCCAGGAGCGCCGCTATGTCGGCCTCTATGCCCGGCGCAAGGTGGTCTGTTTCGCCGAGCCGAATTACCTCGTCCACGCCCTCTACACGCCGAACGACCCATACCTTGTGGGGACCTATGAGAGCTCGCACGACGGGGCGATGGCCCAGTACTGGCTGCCGAAGATCGCCGCCCTGGAGGCCTGGGACGGAGTCAAGTCCTTGACCAACGGGCCGATCCTGGCCATCGTCGACACCGGTATCGACTACAATCACCCCGACCTGGCTTCCAAGATGGTCAGGGACGCCTCGGGGAAGGTCATCGGGCACAACTTCATCGACGGCACCGACGACGCCCTCGACGACAACGGTCACGGCACCCATTGCGCGGGCATCGCCGCGGCGGCCACCGACAACGCCGTCGGGGTGGCCGGGGTGAGCTTCAACGCGGTCAGGCTGATGCCGGTCAAGGTCCTCGACAAGGGCGGCAGCGGGTCGGTGGCCAACGTCGCGGCCGGCGTGACCTGGGCCTCCGATCATGGGGCCAAGATCATCAGCCTGAGCCTCGGCGCCTCGACCTACTCGCAGACGCTACAGGACGCCATCCGGCACGCCCATTCGGAGGGGGCCATCGTCGTCGCCGCCGCCGGCAACGACGGTCGGGCCATCGCCAACTACCCCGGGGCCAACCTTTACGCCCTGGGCGTGGCGGCGACCGGCCCGGACGACCTCTGCGCCGGCTTCTCCAACTGGAACATCGGGGTCGGCGTGGCCGCTCCCGGTGTCGCCATCCTATCGACCCTGCCGAGCCATCAGGTCGACCTGAACAGCTACGGTTACCGGCAGGACTATGATTGCCTCGACGGGACGTCCATGGCCACGCCCGTGGTCAGCGGCCTCTTGGGACTGCTCCTGGCGGCCCAGGCCGGAATCGACCCGGGTGAGGCCGTCGGCCGGCTCCAGGCCACGGCCAGGAACGTGGCCGCCACCGCCGGAGACGGTTGGGGTACCCACTACGGCTACGGTCGGGTCGACGTCCAGGCCTGCCTGGCCGGGGCCGCCCGCCAGGGCAAGGTCGGTTCGATCTATGGGCAGGTCGTCAACGGATACGGCATCCCGGTCAAGTTCGGCAAGGTCTCGGCCAATGGCAAGTCCACCCGCACCGGCTTCGACGGCATGTTCCGCCTGGCCAACCTGCCGGCCGGGACCCACAGTCTCACCGGTGGCCGCGGCTGCCCGCGGTCAAAGAGGACGGCCGGCACGACCGTGGAAGTCAAGCCGGGCCGAGACACTCTGGTCACGCTGACCGTCAAGGGCTGAAGCAAGGGTCCCGCCTCCCTGCACTCCCCGCCTGGCGCCCGGCGCTCCTGCCGGGCATCTCTTTCACTCCGCGGCCGTCAAGCCGGCGGGCTCGGTGGCGTCGGCCCGCGTCAGGGCGTTCGTGACGACGAGGAGTCCGACCGCGGCGACGGTGGCCATCCAGAACGGGGCGGTGGGGAGGAGTTGCTTCAGGAAACCCACCAGGGGGACGACGACCACTGTCGACAGGCTGACCAGCGTGCCCATAGACCCGAGGCACACGCCGCGGATGGACTCATCGACGGCGTGGACCCTGAAGGCATCGTTGGAGATTACTCCCCACTGGAAGAAGAAGTTGATCAGCAGGTAACCGAGGGCGATCCCGGCGAGGTTCCGTTGAACCATCCAGAGCAGGGCGCACAGCCCGAGGCCGAGGCAGGCGAGGGCGAGGACGCGGTGGGGTCCGAAGCGGGCCACCGCCCGCCCGCCGAGCGGGCTGGACGCCGCGCCGACCGCCGCCCCCAGGGCGAAGAACAGGTTG
Proteins encoded:
- a CDS encoding thiamine pyrophosphate-dependent enzyme, which gives rise to MAAIAAERAGRRVLLMGNEAIARGAIEAGISLMAAYPGTPSSEIGEVLAKSAAETGMYVEWSTNEKVAFEVATGAALVGARAMVAMKNAGLNVAMDTFMTLSYTGVPSALIVVVADDPGAHYSSNEQDTRFAAAYAEIPCFEPANQQEAKDMVPEAVRLSEAIELPVFLRSVSRLSHASGDVRLGEPVAPVRKLGFNKHYELTYRWNVYGPPGAVDKHRWLHGALDKARAYVEETPWNRLTLTPGAKLGVITSGLGAAYVTEALDNLGVAHHMLRLGLAFPIPEKKVQKLLEASDVVLVVEEGDPVIEDQVSTIAARLSKAPAIKGKRNGGVLPLWGELNPDLADGAVRKVAALSAAEPTRSAKAVKAATSLVAARSSALCPGCSHLGSYWAVREVLRHIPGTHIVNGDIGCYEQAGYGVSSRPVQPTDARSQKYRIESPYEILDTLYVMGSGIGMAQGQAQAGYRDGKVLAVAGDSTFFHATLPAVANAAYSKAPITFLVFANCWTSMTGHQPNPTTGKSATAAEAPTIDIANACKALGISKVIEASAYDVKAAEAAIKEGVEFDGPSVVILKSECRLQFWRRQKNRKTTTAVNEDLCNGCRLCLQFGCPAITYDAARKKAGVDPDACTDCGLCSQICARHAFHGEVR
- a CDS encoding FadR/GntR family transcriptional regulator; translation: MFKPFGGVRKAEHVVQQVLETIQAGGLNPGDKLPEENAMAAQFEVSRNCIREALRILETMGAVAVRHGRGCFVMSAADPAEPPKILLSWLKAFESEVLDLLEVREAMEAKAARLAAGRATPEDLAELERLADEMADGVKAGTFDSEALARLDRAFHTSLARASHNTFLLKLGPGTWAAADRRAVFAMEGRDLLSARQHQEISAAIAARDPAAAETAVSRHIRDVIDQVRALSPKAGAGRDNEGRKAAAGSASDAEPKTT
- a CDS encoding NAD/NADP octopine/nopaline dehydrogenase family protein, giving the protein MRVAVLGGGNGAFITAADLAGRGHQVRIFEVPEFAKALDGVRERGGIELEVRGNLDLPAGFFPVEATADAARAVEGAEAVLLVVPAFGQKRFAQLVAPYLKDGQVVMMSPGNFGGAIEFARTLKESGCKGRPIIMESECMIYSGFKGGPSSAWVSGFKNGMKAAAFPAVDGERGIKVLKQIYPLVQLADDVIETGLGNVNTVFHAPILVLNAGRVESDKDEFLFYWEGCSPSVGRVVEGVEAERLAIGRALGTKLPPFLEVMLGWYGHQGAKGETLAKVMATNPAYEWDTAPRNLRHRFLMEDIPYGMVPMEELGRLVGVRTPLTTAVIELACELLGEDLRVKARGLSYLGLAGLNKEQFMEVMKTGKGYWPAGR
- a CDS encoding FadR/GntR family transcriptional regulator; its protein translation is MLFRPVQAVSNSRQVAEQVKRLIDEGTLTPGDRLPSERELAVQFGVSRATIREAVRSLSTLGLLEVRQGVGTLVSHHATTLEDPAYWAPWLSDHREDVMALLEVREALEVKATKLAAEAVAKGSPGVAEHLVALAKNVADMEDAARRVDVSTLERFDLEFHVILGQMSGNRYLLRLAKSINHVFPDRRAVLALPGRAAQSLEEHRRIASAIQEGRPAEAGQAYSDHLRSLQATIEEIEGE
- a CDS encoding tautomerase family protein; translation: MPAVIVEFWEGRTVEQKRRLVKAITKAMVDEAGSDPTHLHVIIHDVAKDSWGRNGKLGVDLMAEPKEAAAPAAPVPAAPAPAINRVSHLLLFVQDLDRALDFYVGLLGLQIRERTVRPDGRASASTIQGLGLTTFPAGEVKGKTVEHIAFRCPEGVEPIVEKLKAAGVAFDGPKRSPYGMSVYFRDPDGNRLECHDSTGV
- a CDS encoding ABC transporter substrate-binding protein, yielding MVRVLVALLAMTMVASLVLSLSGCKKKPTVKGQTLKIAFSSAPDGIDVVGYKVAEILKAEGINVEYMYADGGPKAVQALLAGQAEVVATSLEDIVNAGLYGFALNRPKNLYTLVGSKSIKTLEDLKGKNLGAADPGSIANIIADAIFTKHNIPLDAVKRIQIGGNSARSSALLAGKVDAVWVYGGNYLKLRREGFTTLTTLVADYPGVHDDMWAAKKEWLDAHPDLAVAICKAQIAAAKWFKDKPDEWLALAKSKVEALDEVDAKELYNVLKENDMYPVDGLLTMETIKTTADFLIKAQSIPDKPVETWATDKYMNQARKELGITK
- a CDS encoding ABC transporter ATP-binding protein yields the protein MNLKIRPNEFVCLLGHSGCGKTTLLKIMDGMIPTDEGQVLLSGRPLTESLNDVGFVFQDVGLFAWRNVLDNVALGLQARRVNKAERDKVAKEHLKAVGLEKWGHYFPYQLSGGMQQRVGLARALSTSPKVLLMDEPFGAVDAMTRHTLQVELARIWEQSRVTVVFVTHDVDEAIFLADRVIVMGEAKVIKSVDVDVPRPRWNEASRASARYVEIRAELIRTLEGGDTTGGGAQ
- a CDS encoding ABC transporter permease, which codes for MSATEKSTVTPATTTVPAPEWKPTRKKVSWWSSIRVQVLSVGTFMILWQLLARNLNPILMPTPSLVVNAYADLIHKGALQKAFMVSLSDMGYGYIIAVVIGSILGVLMGRFKTVEKIISPYVSFFMATPTVALVPLVIIWFGFSQPARVFLVATVAIWPVAINTAMGVKVLPRVLREVGWAFRLTEAQFIRWVALPNAVPYILAGLRVALGRAVVGMIVAEMTMELVGLGGLVMVYGNAFKTAHLIAGVITSAVFAVFASVVMDVIRDKFFPWIKGASG
- a CDS encoding S8 family serine peptidase, which encodes MNLGTLFRRVAPQGLVGRLASPRVPGQVLVKFYPEATNFHMNTAHRSVGAKVMGRLDKVGTQVVSVPCGQERRYVGLYARRKVVCFAEPNYLVHALYTPNDPYLVGTYESSHDGAMAQYWLPKIAALEAWDGVKSLTNGPILAIVDTGIDYNHPDLASKMVRDASGKVIGHNFIDGTDDALDDNGHGTHCAGIAAAATDNAVGVAGVSFNAVRLMPVKVLDKGGSGSVANVAAGVTWASDHGAKIISLSLGASTYSQTLQDAIRHAHSEGAIVVAAAGNDGRAIANYPGANLYALGVAATGPDDLCAGFSNWNIGVGVAAPGVAILSTLPSHQVDLNSYGYRQDYDCLDGTSMATPVVSGLLGLLLAAQAGIDPGEAVGRLQATARNVAATAGDGWGTHYGYGRVDVQACLAGAARQGKVGSIYGQVVNGYGIPVKFGKVSANGKSTRTGFDGMFRLANLPAGTHSLTGGRGCPRSKRTAGTTVEVKPGRDTLVTLTVKG